In Papaver somniferum cultivar HN1 chromosome 9, ASM357369v1, whole genome shotgun sequence, the genomic stretch TTTTGATCGCTAATGATTTAATCGATTCGAGAATGAAATCTGGGAAAGCTGGCCTCCTTTGTAAAATTGATTTCGAAGAAGCGTTCGACAATGTAAGCTGGTATTTTTGCGAGAAGCTATGGTTTGAATGGGTTTCGGTCAATAGTGGATAAAATGGATTATGATTTATGTGCAAAAAGTCTGTTTCTCGATTCTTATCAAAGAAAATGCGGAGGGTTACttcataaataaaaaagaaatgggTCAAGGTGATCCCCTGTCTCCCTTTTCATTCCTTATAGTTGTTGAAATTCTTTCCTTATTAATGTTGAAAGCTAAAGAAGAAGGTCGTACTAACGGTTTTAATTTTAAAGATAATGATACTTCTATCACCCATCTACAATTCGTCAATGAttctttattttttatggatGCCAATACAGATCAATTGGAACATCTGAGATTGATTTTACTAGGTTTTGAGCTATTATTTGGTCTTATATTCAACTTTGAAAAAAGAAAGTTGTATGCCGTGGATTTTAATGGCGATATGAGTCAGTTTGCTTCTTTATTGGGTGCCTTCGTAATTCTCTTCCCACTTCTTACTTGGATTTACCTCTGGGTGATAGGTATAAAGTACAAGGAAATAGAATAGAGCCATAGATAATATCACTCGAAGATTATCATACTTGAATAAATCTAAATTTTCAAGGGCTGGTAAAATTACGTTAGTCAATAGTGTGTTAGCTAGTTTACCTATTTACTTCATGTATTTATTTGAGATCCCTGTTTCCGTGGATAGCAAGATTGAGAAATcatgagatattttcttctaaTATGGGAAGCATATTAAGAAGAATATTCATTTGGTGAAGTGGTGTCAGTTgactaagaaaaaaaataatggcGGTCTTGGGATTAAGAGTTTAAGGCCTATGAGTGATGCTTTATTAGTGAGGTGGTTATGGAGATTTGCGTTAGAGTAGGACATGCTTTGGAGAAAGATCATAAATAAAAAGTACGACACTAGTCAGCAACCTTTTGTTTCCAATCAGCCAAATATATGGAGTCGCAATTTGGAAAGAAATTTTGACTAGATAACCAATTTTCAAGAAGGGTATAACTTTTAAAGTTAATAGAGGTTCGAATGTTAGATTTTGGGAAGATTATTGGTTGTTTGACAGAGATATGAAGTCTGAATTCCCTAATATCTACAACAAGCTCGTTCTAAAGGAAAATATATTACAACAATTAGTAATGGgtctgttgtttcttctaattggAACTTGGAAATTCCAAACATGCTTGATGCAGTCTCGAGAGCTTAATTAGAGATTATAAAGGCCAAGCTTTGTTTGGTGAATTTTTTTCAGTTGGAAACACAACAAGAacaagatgttttttttttgtcaaatcgTGTTATGAATATATACATCAGGATATTTCTTTCCCTGATAATCAGAACTTCAAGAATATTTGGGTATAAAAATATCCTCATAAAATTGTTTTTTCTCGTGGTGTGTGTTTCAAAATAAAATTCCAACTTAATATTTTCTTAGGCGCGGAGGTATGCGAATTGCAGGTGGTTGTCTGTTTTGTGGAGTCATTGAAACTACTAATCATTCGTTTATTCATTGTGGTTTTGCTCAAGAGttatggaattattttaggaatggGCTTCACTCTTCCTTCCTCGATGAAGACTCTGTTGGGTACTTGGCGTGCCAAGGATTTGCCGAAGTTGCAGAGGAAGTTATTGACAATGACCCTTGCAAAGATAGTTTGGTCAATTTGATTGGAAAGAAATGCTACAATCTTCTCGAACAATAAAATGGAGCTTCAAGGGGTAATTGCCAAAGCTAAATACTTGTTTCTTTCATGGAGCTTTATGTTTTGTTGAATTCCAGTAGATTACTTTTGATTCTGTCATCAATAATTGGAGACTGATGTACTTTCAACCTCCCTAGATGCAACTGCTTTTTAGTttgctttttttcttctccttctcttgtattctttcttttcttttcttctgtggTCCTGTTTTATATTCTTCTTGGGTAGTACAATTTTTATActcctttttttttatcaatggaATTTCTCTTtgctgataatttttttttgtcaaggAGTAACCTTCTTTCACACTGGATATGTCATAAAAAATCTTGTTACTGATCAAATATTAGATGGGTCATTAATATAATTCTTTTTCTTCAGTTTTTGCTCTTTATTCGGTGTAGAGAGAAAAACTTGgtcatttgtttttgtttttactaGGTCTCAAACAACTTCAGTAGGAGGAGTGCATAATAAACCTTTATGATTCTTAAGATCATATTTTTAGCCAAACTATTACCTTGGTAGGATTACTAAACTTCCATTTAGTATGTATATTAATTAGAACTACTTATGCTCATTTAGAATTGCGAACTCTAATATGTGGGTGACCTGCTTCTGTCAGTTCTACTTCGTGTTATATATGTATGTTCATTGATGACTATAATTGGTTGTTTCAAATGAAACACAAGTTCGAAAATCtaaaatgcttcactcttttctaaATCTATTGCTGAAAATTTGGTTTCCATTACTATTAAGACTTTCcgttgtgatgaaaattttgagTTATTGAAGGGTAAATTTAGACAATTTCTTGACGAGACGGTATTGTTGTGGCATGTTCATGTCGAAGACACACCATCAAAATAAAATTGGAGAACACAAGCATAGGGCATGTGACATAGACGAGAATATTACGTCTTTTCAAGTCTCCATGCCTTGACGAATCCTTTTTCACATCTGACATCTGGATCCAATATTTAATAGATATTCTTACAAACTGACAACCTTCTAATATCCTTATGAACTGTTGTTTCATAAAATTCTAGACAATTCTTTTTTAAGGGTTTATAGTTGTGCTTATTATCcaaaaaaatattgttctttaatAAAAAGATTTACTTAGTCCAAAGTTTACAATGACATTTTTATTGGTTATAATTATTTTCATAAGGGAAGGGATATAAAAGTTATCATCCATCAATAGATGGTCCACAACTCTCGTCATGTCAAGTTTGAAAAATCCATATTTCTTTTTGCAAATCATGTGGACGTGCCTTCTAGTATTTTttatgaaacctattttgaggcatactcatttttttgaggcatactcatccattatattatctagggtgggtttataagagGTGTCTAAACTCTAACGGTAGtataattacctatatatccctaaataatttcaatttgtcatagttcccttatcctcaaaaacctaaaattaaaaatcaaaataaactttaaacttaaacactaggactccaattcaataaagaaattaatcaaacaaaggaaacacgaatcgaagtgagcgatgttggaatgcgaaatccaaatctcaattgctcttagatgtattttagaatgtatgtttaacaaacccatcttgtttttgattgattttattttgtttgatcggtagaatagatttcaaaaatgaaattagggttttcagaagatcagttcggctgatcttgcagtatcaattttgagccgaacttagtgtatgatttagagaactCTATGTTCGGTtaatgcgactttacaatattatcagccgaacctcaattttccagcctaacctcaatttttcaagccgaacctagtggatgattcatttctgagtgaagttcggctgataacttttgagccgaactgttcatctggtcagcagatctgggttttaaaaattcaattttttggtagattcaacttataaaaggaaattaaacctcgatagaagtttacctctgatttgaatcacacattttggtcacttctaatcactaaaatctcaaaagtcaaaacccaaactttttttcttcacttcttcttcttcctctcaaaaatcccaactctctcacataaatttgatttttctactaattcaccactaataatttaatgtttaatcaatccttaaaattcataattaatcaattctaatcataatcatttacactaattatataagggtagttatgccattatcaaaaatggtggatgaggggtgatgttgttttttatttagtgaccctattttggcattatctagTACGCCTCaaaaaaaatctagtatgcctcaaaataggtttcttttTTATGTGAATACCATATTTAATATTTCCTCATAAGCCCAAAGAGCTAGTACTAATTGTTGGCATCAAGCCCAAGTATAAATCTAAAATTACTCTACAATATATGTAACTTAGATAATATACTCCCTTAAGAAGCACCGGATCATTGAGGAGGTGTTCCCTTAAGCCTATAAATATGTAAAACCTTAGCCTTAAAGCTAGGATCCCATCCTGCCCCTACTTGAAGATTTAAAGTGCAAGTTCTTTATCTTATGCCTCTTTATTCATGTTTTAACTTAGTACTGAGTTTATCTCTacttggtgtggttgttagcttTTGAGCAACTGCATCATCAGTTTCTTCTTATGTCCTTATTGTGATACTAGAATTCATTATTATATATGCTAACCAATTTCTTTCTTACACTCCATCAATTAATAGTTGATACTTACGATGAATTCCGACTTCTACTGCTATTGTACTTCCACTCCATGAActtttagtttttcttcatagtcaTTGTCATCTACTTCACGGTGGGTGACAAGGTCCAAATCTGGTATATTCACTTACCAAAACTTTTACCTTTGATTTTGTATCTTGCTTTATCATTAGACATCATATTCCTTTTGCTTTTACGCTGCTTGCTACCAATTCCTTTAGAATGTAAAACATATAAGTCTGCTATCAAAGATGAAAGATGGTGTGTAGCTATGAAAAAGATTGTAATGGTCTTTAGAGTAATGAGACATGGGAACTGGTTCCATAAAATGTTTATCTGGAACATGCTTATATAATTAACAAATATTTTGGAGCTCTAACATcttacctctttgcaattttacacaagaagagagtgaaaaactTGTAACACGTGGGATTCGTTATGTTGCTCCAAGTGGTTTTGAACAACTACTTAGTCTAGTTCCTAAAGCTTTCTACTTTTCTAGATGAAAGGTAACTCAGCTTTTCTATACTTGACAAACTGTTCTGTGATAACCTTGTAATGATTTACTAACAAATAAGAAGCAAGCTACCAGACAAGATACTAGTGATTGGTGTGTAAATGTAGAAGCCGGTATGCGGAAGAGCTGAAGGAAATTATGTATGTCTTGAAGTTAAAGATCTAATACGAAATATTTACGCGCTCCTCTCTAAGAGCGAATTACTTATAACAGAGGAAGATAAGAAAATCATGGACTTGGTAGATGAATTTCATCCCCTGCCATCCTCGCTCGCTCAACTTATGCTTCTCTTTATAAAAAACCCGGTTTTCGTACTGCATTGCAAGATCTATAGAGGTGAAAGAGGACTTGAGTAGAGTGAGCACACCTACCATGAAGGTCTTTATACATGTAGAACAATCTCTTGCTCCTATGATTATGTTGTGTTAGCTAATTGAAATCATGTGTATACCATGTAAGTCACTTGCAGAATGCTTTCTTATAAGCAATCCGATTATTAAAATTCTAGCGCTATTGATTATGAGTGGGAAAGACTACGCTCTGAAACAGAGGAGTGAATGAACATGTACCTAATATGAAGGTCACGTTTTTACCAGAAGGAAGGCATTTCGTTCCGGAGCAAAACCTGTACAAAATAAATAAGGTCATCATCACCCATTTCTGCTTGTGCGGCTGATGATCACTTGCTTAGGTTTCACTATCACACACTTTTTGATTGTTCAGGTATTCGTTATATTATTAGGAAAAATAGATCTTTTCCAACCCACAGTGACACCAGATTTGCTTGTTTTGGCAAACTCTTTCACTCTAAGCTGGGATCTATAATCCTTGttctaaataaaaatatttataatacGTTTGGATACCAGAAATAGAAGTGTTTTTGCTTCTCCAAAAGTAAAAGTTTCCTGACTTCACAAAAaattcctttttaatttttagaagTCGATTCGAAGTTCTCTCCCCAATTTGACTTTTTGCTTTTTAATTTCTAGAAATCAACGACAACATCCACCCTACTTTTTTCAGTCTCCGCGTCTACTCTCTTTCGCAACCCCAGAAGATGCAGCTGCAGCACAAAACGCCGTCTTCGTATTGAACCACCATCTACCCCAACGTCGTCCTTTAACACCTATTTCAAACCCTAACCCCAACTCACCAAAACTTAAATTGATTCGTGAAAAATGATCTTGATTATACAATCGTCATTCCATTTATTCCAATTGTAGACCTACTGTGTTTACTTGTAATACAGTTATGGCTGCTCTTATTCGACAATCCAAATATGCCAATTTCTCACTCTTCATCGATTCATAACTCAAGCTGGAGTTGTTCCGAATGTGGTAACATATAATTTACTTATTAATGCTTATTGTGATTGTAGAAATTGGAACATTATCGACAACTTATTAGTAATGCTCCTTTTAGTCCGTCTCCGACTACTTATAGGATTTTAGTGAAAGGGTTAGTTGATAATTGAAAAATTGCGCAAGCTTTACCACGTAAAGATGATATGATCGAAAAGGGTTTAAAACCTGATCCTGCTGTTTATAGTTATCTAATGTTAGGACTTGTGAAAAATGGGGAGTCAGATGGTGCTCTGAGACTGTTTTAGATGGAATTGTTTATGGGAATTTGATGAAAGCTTACTTTTTGAAAGGAATGGAAAAGGAAGCAATGGATTGTTATAGGTGAAGCTGTTGGCGAGAATTCTAGTATTGAGTGCTGTTGTTTATAATTCGATTTTAGATGCTTTGAATAAAAATGGGAAATATGGCGAAGCTTTGAATTTGTTTGACAAGGTGTGCTGTGAACATAATCCTCCAATGAAGACTACTGTAAATTTAAGGACTTTTAATGTTATGGTTGATGGTTTTTGTGCACCAAAGAAGTTTTAAGATGTAATTGTGGTTTTTAGAAATATGGGAGAGAAAAGATGCAATCCAGATACCGTAtcgtttaataatttgattgaacaGTTATGTGGAAATTCTATGGTGGCTGAAGCTGAAAAGTTGTATAATGAGATGGGTGAAAAAGGGATTACTCCTGATGAAGTTACATATGTTTTGCTAATGGATGCTTGTTTCTCAGAGAATCGGGCGGATGATGCTAATGGGTATTTTGGGAAGATGTTGATTCTGGGTTGAGACGTACTTTGGTTGTTTTTAATCAGGTTATTGATGGATTGATTGAAGCAGGAAAAATTGATGAGGCTAAGTTGTGTTTTGATCAAATGATTGAAAGATTGAATCCTGTTGTATCCTGTTTTGAGTCTATGCTGAAGACTTTGTGCGAGGCAGGAAGCTCGACGAGGTGCTTAAAACAATTGATGGCAGGTTGAGTGATGGAGGTGTAGGTTTGAGTTCAGAAATGAAAGAATATGTATTCGACGAACTGAGGAAAGAAGGGAGAGAGGACGAATTGATGAATTGGTTCAATTGATTGAGGAGTAGGAAGAAAGCGAGAAGGCGGCAACTCTTGCTAAGGAAGCTGAAGAAAAAGCAGCAGCAGCGGAGGCAGCAAATGCTAGGTCTAAGTTTTCCGTTGGGGATTTTCTGGGTTCTAGTGTTGAGTGTCTGTAGCGGGGAATAGTGACAAAGAGGTACAGAAGAAGTTCCTTCTGCTGTGGTTGTAGAAGAGGTTCCTGCTGCTGAGGCCATAGAAAACATTCCTGCCGCTGAGGTCATAGAACACTCCATCAATGGTGATAACTTAAGGAGTCAAAACAGGAGATAAAGGATCATTCGAGCAGGTAGTTGCATGATAATCTATGGTTCTGTTGATTCCTTGCAAATAATTATGAGTATACGTTGCTACCGTAGTGCTCTATTACTTTATTTATGGAAACTGTACCCTATATATGTCTCAATCTCAGGGTTCTGTTACTTATGGAAACTGCTCCCATACATTGCACTAGAACGTATGAACTGCAGATATTCGAGTTATGCAGATTCTAACTGTTTTGTTTCTGTAATCTATATTAGGGTTTAACTTGCCTTAGTACCTCCCATATGTTTCCGCATGTTTTAGATAGCCAGATTCTAACTGAACCCCCTTAGCAGCCTTGAAAGTTTATCTGGAAAAAGTGCAAATCAAAAGAACCTGGACAAAGTAGTTATACCACGTCTGCTAAACTCTATTACAGTTTCCATTCTTTTAAATGATAAATCTCAATTGTCAATAGAAAAATGTTTGATAGTATACTTTTATAACCTAAATTGTCAAAAATTGCTGATATCTTAGGTTGATGAAAGTGATTTTTAGAAAAATGGTAGTAGTATGACTTATTAGCACATTTACAAGATATCAGCAGGTTGCCGTTGAAAACTAATAGTAAATTCTGAGTCAGGAACCACCTAGGCACGTTCTTCCACTACACTGCTGATTCATTGGCCGCCGGGATAGTGTCGAATTAACAACAGATACTATGACTATGAGAACCAGATACATTTTCATGCATGCCGATTACTTACATCGTCGAGGGTGTAGGCCGAGTATAATTGTTATTCTCTAATTGCTATATTCGAGTTGCTAAGCGGAAATATATGGGAGGTACTAGTTTGGGGATATAGATTGTGGTAATGCCTTCATTTGTCCTGTTTTTGTTTCTCACGTGAAAAGTCTTGCAGGTTTTGCCCTGAATTATACACAGGCAAAGAAGGGCATCTAAACATGCGATGGCGACAGGCGTCATATTGAGAACCGGGTTCGTCACTGGGTTGATGGTGCCCTTAATGATATTATCGTTCCACTTGAGGCCTTTAATCTGAACAAGTTCCCAGATATAATTAAGCATATGACCAGAGATTCCATTTTGATCGCATCCCTGCAGTACTTGAGCTGTGTTCTCAGGTTGGCGTCGACATATTTGATCAAACTTTACTCTTTATTGGTAAAGATGGTTTTGCTTCTGGTGCGTGTATTTCGCCCCTAGAGCTTACTTGTTTGACAGTTCGAACTTTAAAGGCATGGGAGAATATGAGAGAAGGAATATAAAAGTTGTTGTTTATGCTGCTTAAGTTTGCAAGTTTTATGACGAAGTTCATGTTGGATCATCTGGGCACATGGCTGCGCCTTGTGGGGTGTTCAGATATGAAACTTGGAGATGAACCCATTTTGGAAGACAGCAAGGATCGACGATTTGGTTCTTCAGAAGATCGTATGGCGGAGGCGGAATCAAGATTCGCTAGTATTATAAGATAAGGGGAGTTGAGCTATGCATTCAGGCTGGAGCACATGCCCTGAGCAAGTATCATGTGTGTAATGAAAGCGAATGGTTCGTCTCCAGCCCTTAATTAATTTTGAGATTGGCTACACCAAAAATTCTGTCCACCAAACAAAATCGCAGATTACTTGATTAGGAACTTCTTGAAGTCAGAGATTTCTAATGTCCATGGTCTTCAACTTCTTGGAGCCGACTTATTCAGGTGTGGATTAGCAACTGCTGACTGGGTTTATCACAGGAGGGTTCCCTGGTATGTCTTACAAACTTCATTGTCATTTATCAATCATAAGCCATTATCATTCTTCCACTTTGCTTGCTAGTTTTTGGAATAAAGTTGGTTTTCTGACTAGAAGTTCTACCAAGTTTTGGTTTCAAACTTTTATTTGTTTTCTGAGATTATactttgtaatttttatgaaatctatctAGTTCATAGGTTAGAGAGGCACTTCAACTATAGAATCATCAGAAACGTAATACACtgatatcttgtaaatatcttccATTTCTTATGACGGTGGTAGAGTGTCATGCTAGCAATAGCCATGCTCATACCACAGAATCATGAACTTCAATTGAGCAGCGGTTGTGTACAAGAAGCATAAATTAtggtttgaattttgaatttctgtCCTGGTTTATGTACAGGTGCAACTCTGAGGCTTGCAGATGTTCCATTTTTAAGTTCAAAATATTCGACATGGCAATCGTTTCTCAACTCTAATCTGTTCACCCAGAAACTTTGTCTACCAACCTTCACACCAGTTGCCTTCTTAAACTTCTTCTTCACTTGAAGATGTGTCAGTAGACTATACTTCCAGCGCTTAGTTTTAAATCTCATCTGTTTCTGATTCAAACCTTCACAGCAGAACTCGTCTTGTTGATTGCAACTCCAGAGTCTCAAATCCTTAACTTCATATAAGTAACTTGATTGGCGTGAATTGAATTTATATATGACAAGAGAGTCTGCAAAAAAGGATTTTAAGTTCATTGTTCGACTGGTATTATGATGATACCGTAGTCTCTTCATTTGATCAAATGTATGCTTGGCTTTTCACAAGCATTCGCAAGTTGTATAACGGCGATATTTGTTGCTGCCAATCGATAGAAATACAAAATGAAGTGATTCAAGTAAATATAACATGTACAGGAGTGGTACTGAGCACAACACTGGCATTCTCTCCTACTACTTGTACAATTTGTTCATCATTTTGGTAGATTCTACACCATCCAATTTCTACGGCTGAACCAGAATCCAACAAAACTGAATCCCACTGGATTTTCAATATTAGTCGTTGTTTCGTCCGAGGTACAGATAGAACGACGATACAGGGATGTGGTAACGTAACGAGATCAACCATAACACTGACAGATCATCACCGAGGATGTGCTCCGTATGCTGCAAAAAAAGTACAGCCACTCTTACAACACTTACATGTCTCTGTTTTAATGGCTCAATCAGTACAAACTAGGTCCACTGTAATGGTGTTAACCAGTGGCACTGACATTGTTACCACTCCTGGTTGTTccactttttcttcttcattttcctgtGAAATTTGACAGGAGACATAAACAAGAAAGAGCAAAATGGGTGCTCTGCAAAATTACAGTGGACCCTCATTTTTCAAGGTGATGATGGGAGATTTCAGAAAAAAACTTGTAAGTTGCTCATATTTCTTCTATTCTGACATGCATGTTCATTCTCCCACTGATTTTTGAAAATGGGTTTGATTTGTTTTTGGGTTGAGTGAGCTAAACCATAGCCCACTGTGGTTTAAacccaaaaagaagaagaacaagtgaAACCTTGTTCTGATCTCTCAGTATTGATTGAGGGAAAATTGTTTCTTTGGGAAATGTTGAGGGTTAAGAGGAAGAATAATGCCATCATTACTTTCTTGATTAACTTGTAATTGCGTTAATTGTTGATTAAATACCTAAAGTTGTCTATGTTTATGACTCAAATCTTGCAGAAGCTGCCAGTTAACTTCATTAAGAACTTTAAGGGGATGATACCCTATGATTTGATCCTTCAAAGTCCATCAGGATGTTGGAATGTGGAgattagagaagaagaagatggtggtttATCTTTCTGGGAAGGGTGGCCTGATTTTGTCGAAGCACATTGTTTAGGCCAGGGGGATTTTGTGACTATGAAGTATATTGGTAACTCGCAGTTTGTTGTTATACTGTTTGGTAAAAATGGTTGTGAAAAGGTATTGCCGTCTTCTACAGGTAAGAATGGTGTAAAAACGACTTCCTTGGAGGAAGAGGAAAGAATATGGAGAAACAAGTAAAGGGAAATTCACTAATTCTGGTTCCGAGTTTGATCAGCATAAGTATCATGCAGGCGATACTGGAGGAGATTCGCTTAGTTCTGGCAAAAAGAAATGTAAGTTATTCTTGCGATATTTATGCATGTTCGTCTCTTTATGAATGTTTATAGGCTCATGCAATTAGCATAATCCTAGCTAACAGAGTTTCCCATGTGTATTCGTAGGTGCATTGTTTAAATGCGGTGCACTGAAGAGAAAATCAACCCTCATAGAGGGAAGGACAAGGGTTAATCAAGAGGAGTGTTCGGGTAAAGGAAAGCCGTGTTTTCGCTTTTTTTGGACAGAGAATAAGAAATATGAAATGGTGAGATTTCCTATATCATTTTTCTCATGTTGCAACTAACTGAATGTACCATGTTGTTCATCGTGGTGTTAATGTAATTTCTTATAGTTAGCGATCTATGGATTCTAGTGCAATTGAGTTTAATTATATATTGACGGTTTATGTCTCTTGCAGGAGATTCCCCAAAAGGTACTAAGAAAAATAGGAAGGACATTATCTGATATTGTCGCTCTGAAAAGCGCTAATGGTAGACTTTGGAATGTGGAATTAAAGAGATCTGGAGGCAAGGTTTGGTTTTACAAAGGTTGGAAGGAATTCACGGAACATCTCTCTTTAAGGGATGGTTATGTTTTGGGAATCAGTTACAATGGGAATTCACATTTCGATGTGCGTATTACCAACTTCATGGATGATTCGGGAAACCAAGGAGATTCTAATCCTAAGAAAAGGTGCCGGTTGAGCAAAAGGGAAGAAGATGATGACGTGATACTGTTGGACTCACCACCATCTCGAACTCTTGTTGAAAGTAAGACAAATGAGGAAAGAACACAGTTGTCAGTTCCTCCTGGTCTTGATACCCCCTGCAACTCAACAAAAATAAGGGTACAACGTCTTTGGTTTCGGCTGAAACCAGGTCACCCTGTGTAGGAAATGAAAGAACTCCATCAGGTTACTGTCTACCGGTTAAAGAAGTAAAGAGTGAGGACACGTCTGATTCACCTGAggctaggggtgtcaacgggtccgggtccttccGGGTATCaatagacccggaccctacttataaaggtcggatccGTGTCCTAACGGTTCTGGGTCCGGTTCCTacatttgtggacccagaaccggacccgtttaaatacccgggtacccattgggtcttaagaaaactattaaaaaaacctcaaaaacttaatatttgtctctttttggcttggatttaaataaattttataaaatttattattatttcttattaatgtactaaataaagattaaatgtaagagaaaaatttaaaacgagtaaaatatcaaagctaaaactagcaaaaacatgaataaaagtatgaataaacgggtacccgatacccgcgggtacccaacgggtattacccgtttggacccgtttagattcgggtccaatcgggtaattacccgtcaggtcct encodes the following:
- the LOC113313131 gene encoding B3 domain-containing transcription factor VRN1-like, whose product is MEIPQKVLRKIGRTLSDIVALKSANGRLWNVELKRSGGKVWFYKGWKEFTEHLSLRDGYVLGISYNGNSHFDVRITNFMDDSGNQGDSNPKKRCRLSKREEDDDVILLDSPPSRTLVESKTNEERTQLSVPPGLDTPCNSTKIRVQRLWFRLKPGHPV